Proteins found in one Coffea eugenioides isolate CCC68of chromosome 5, Ceug_1.0, whole genome shotgun sequence genomic segment:
- the LOC113771046 gene encoding LRR receptor-like serine/threonine-protein kinase FLS2 → MEKIFYHFLQGLFLLYFVSASSAITTTNITTDQDALLALRAHTTVQDPHQILLENWSVSSPVCQWVGVTCGSRHRRVIALDLSNMSLSGIMPPQLGNMSFLVSLNMSRNNFHGELPHEFAQLRRLRVLDLDVNNLGGEFPEWFGSLHQLRLLSLNNNSFTGFISPSLANVSKLETLSLSFNYLQGNIPTEIFKISSLELIFFQGNSLSGSVPDDVCRHLQRLKWIDLSRNKLNGQIPSSIYNCSQLQVLHLSWNYFTGFIPRGIGTLKAPERLYLTYNNLQGEIPKEMGNLTVLKTLGFGVNHITGAIPQEISKLCNLEELYLASNNITGFIPMQVFNLSQIRTLSLTENRLSGNLPSRVGNGLPNVEELLLNNNNFGGSIPDSISNCSKLKMMTLAYNNFTGSIPNSFGDLRLLEVLALNGNNLMSGYSSSNSELSWFNSLANCKHLRLLVVSDNPLNGILPNSIGNLSTSLEDMYAINCNIRGRIPDEIGNLSSLTILSMYSNQLSGMLPITMKNLEKLQGIDLQDNKLSKTSLDYLCVLQNLAVLYLGGNQISGSLPECIGNVTSLRYLYLGSNLLNSSLPTTIWNLKDLLELDLSSNSLCGSLPPEIRNLKAAILIDLSINEIWGGIPSSIGDMISLQNLSLAHNRLRGSIPTSIGKTLSLEWLDLSRNYLTGALLQTSLENPSFQMRHSVEHLGSTFPHAQVLQVVD, encoded by the exons ATGGAGAAAATTTTCTATCATTTCCTTCAGGGACTCTTCTTGCTGTATTTTGTTTCAGCTTCCTCAGCCATAACCACAACCAATATTACCACTGATCAAGATGCTCTTCTTGCGCTGAGAGCTCACACCACTGTACAGGACCCTCATCAAATCCTGTTAGAAAACTGGTCTGTTTCTTCCCCTGTATGTCAGTGGGTGGGAGTCACTTGTGGCTCTCGTCACCGTCGAGTAATTGCCTTGGATCTTTCGAATATGAGTCTTAGCGGCATCATGCCACCACAGTTGGGGAATATGTCATTTTTGGTTTCCCTTAATATGAGCAGAAATAATTTCCACGGAGAACTGCCGCATGAATTTGCTCAGTTACGCCGGTTGAGAGTGCTTGACTTAGATGTCAACAATCTCGGTGGAGAGTTTCCCGAGTGGTTTGGTTCCTTACATCAACTTCGACTGTTATCTCTGAATAACAACAGTTTCACTGGCTTCATCTCACCTTCCTTGGCAAACGTTTCTAAGCTAGAAACATTAAGTCTGTCATTCAATTATCTCCAGGGAAATATTCCAACagagattttcaaaatttcctcGCTGGAATTGATTTTCTTCCAGGGTAATAGCTTATCTGGTAGCGTTCCAGATGATGTGTGTCGCCATCTTCAGAGACTCAAGTGGATTGACCTGTCACGGAacaagttaaatggtcaaataCCATCAAGCATATATAACTGTTCACAACTTCAAGTGCTGCACCTTTCTTGGAATTACTTCACTGGATTCATACCAAGAGGAATTGGCACTTTGAAGGCACCAGAGCGGCTGTATCTGACCTATAACAATTTACAAG gtgaAATTCCAAAAGAGATGGGTAATTTAACTGTGCTCAAAACACTTGGCTTTGGTGTCAACCACATAACAG GCGCAATACCCCAAGAGATCAGCAAGCTATGCAATTTGGAAGAACTCTACTTGGCGTCGAATAACATAACTGGTTTCATTCCGATGCAGGTTTTTAATTTGTCACAGATAAGAACTCTTTCGCTTACAGAAAACCGACTTTCAGGCAATCTTCCGTCAAGGGTGGGTAATGGGCTCCCAAATGTAGAAGAGCTTCTTCTCAACAACAACAATTTTGGTGGATCAATACCAGATTCTATCTCAAATTGTTCCAAACTCAAGATGATGACACTTGCTTATAACAACTTTACTGGTTCTATTCCCAATTCCTTTGGGGATCTAAGACTCCTCGAAGTTCTAGCACTAAATGGCAACAATTTAATGAGTGGCTACTCTTCATCTAATTCAGAGTTGAGCTGGTTCAATTCCTTGGCGAATTGCAAACATTTGAGACTACTCGTCGTGAGTGACAATCCACTTAATGGCATCCTTCCAAACTCTATTGGCAATCTTTCAACTTCGCTTGAAGATATGTATGCTATCAATTGCAACATAAGGGGCCGCATTCCGGATGAAATTGGTAATTTGAGTAGCCTGACAATTTTAAGTATGTACAGTAATCAGTTAAGTGGGATGCTGCCAATTACCATGAAAAATTTGGAAAAGCTGCAAGGGATAGATCTTCAAGATAACAAGTTGAGCAAAACCTCGCTTGATTATCTATGTGTTTTGCAGAACTTGGCTGTACTATATCTGGGAGGAAATCAAATTTCGGGATCTCTTCCAGAGTGCATAGGAAATGTTACTTCTTTGAGATATCTTTACCTAGGTTCCAACCTGTTAAACTCTAGTCTGCCTACCACTATATGGAACCTAAAAGATTTGTTAGAGCTTGACCTCTCCTCAAACTCACTGTGTGGAAGTTTACCTCCCGAGATTAGGAACTTAAAGGCAGCAATTTTGATTGATTTGTCAATCAATGAGATCTGGGGCGGTATTCCTAGCTCCATTGGAGATATGATAAGCTTGCAGAACCTTTCTTTGGCGCACAACAGACTGCGAGGATCGATTCCCACATCAATTGGCAAGACTTTGAGCTTGGAATGGTTGGATCTTTCACGAAATTATCTCACAG GGGCCCTTTTACAAACTTCTCTGGAGAAtccttcatttcaaatgagGCACTCTGTGGAGCACCTAGGTTCCACGTTCCCTCATGCCCAAGTACTTCAAGTGGTCGATTGA
- the LOC113771044 gene encoding probable LRR receptor-like serine/threonine-protein kinase At3g47570 — MTTTNITTDQDALLALRAHITSQDPHQILLKNWSVSSPVCQWVGVTCGSRHRRVIALDLSNMSLSGIIPPQLGNMSFLVSLNMSRNTFHGELPHEFARLRRLRVLDLDVNNLSGGFPEWFGSIHQLRLLSLNNNSFTGLISPSLANVSKLQTLSLSFNYLQGNIPTEIFKISSLELIFFQGNSLSGSVPDDMCRHLQRLKWIDLSRNKLNGQIPSSIYNCSQLQVLCLSLNHFTGFIPRGIGTLKALERLYLTYNSLQGEIPKEMGNLTVLKILGVGGNHITGAIPQEISKLWNLEQLDLEGNNLTGFIPMQIFNLSQIRILSLTGNQLSGNLPSKMDNGLPNVEELYLNSNNLGGPIPDSISNCSKLKILELSANNFTGPIPHYFGDLRHLEFLDLSGNNLMSDYSSSNTQLGWINSLANCKHLTVLGVADNPMTGFLPNSIGNLSTLLEQFYAYNCDLRGSIPDEIGNLSSLTTLSMYSNQLSGMLPITMKNLEKLQGIDLQDNKLSKTSLDYLCVLQNLAVLYLGGNQISGSLPECIGNVTSLRYLYLGSNLLNSSLPTTIWNLKDLLELDLSSNSLSGTLPPEIRNLKAAILIDLSINEISSSIPSSIGDLVNLQNLSLAYNRLQGSIPESIVTTLSLEWLDLSHNYLTGVIPMSLSNLRYLVHFNVSYNNLSGEIPSRGPFTNFTGESFISNEALCGAPRFHVPTCPGISGGRLRTKKLRRTISVALGAFISVAVAIFLGFIYLRRAKKEQVASAGVLSSVATQERISYYKLLQATDGYDESNLLGTGSFGSVYKGTLDDGRIVAVKVFKLQQEGAFNSFDAECEVLRSLRHRNLTKVISSCSNEDFKALVLEFMSNGSLEKWLYSHNYFLEIKQRLDILIDVACALQYLHYGLSTPVVHCDVKPSNVLLDQDMVAHVTDFGVAKLLGHEDSFTYTKTLATLGYLAPEYGLEGQVSTKCDVYSFGIMIMEVFTRKSPNDKMFGENLSLKSWVSDSMPDGLVRVVDANLLKPNHEKLDCISSIMKVALNCTTESPRERSNVHEVLADLKKIKIQLLPCSN; from the exons ATGACCACAACCAATATTACCACTGATCAAGATGCTCTTCTTGCGTTGAGAGCTCACATCACTTCACAGGACCCTCATCAAATCCTGTTGAAAAACTGGTCTGTTTCTTCCCCTGTATGTCAGTGGGTAGGAGTCACTTGCGGCTCTCGTCACCGTCGAGTAATTGCCTTGGATCTTTCGAATATGAGTCTTAGTGGCATCATACCACCACAGCTGGGAAATATGTCATTTCTGGTTTCCCTTAACATGAGCAGAAATACTTTCCATGGAGAACTGCCGCATGAATTTGCTCGGTTACGCCGGTTGAGAGTGCTTGATTTAGATGTCAACAATCTCAGTGGAGGGTTTCCCGAGTGGTTTGGTTCCATTCATCAACTTCGACTGTTATCTCTGAATAATAACAGTTTCACTGGCCTCATCTCACCTTCCTTGGCTAACGTTTCTAAGCTACAAACGCTAAGTCTGTCATTCAATTATCTCCAGGGAAATATTCCAACagagattttcaaaatttcctcGCTGGAATTGATTTTCTTCCAGGGTAATAGCTTATCTGGTAGCGTTCCAGATGATATGTGTCGCCATCTTCAGAGACTCAAGTGGATTGACCTGTCACGGAacaagttaaatggtcaaataCCATCAAGCATATATAACTGTTCACAACTTCAAGTGCTGTGcctttctttgaatcacttcaCTGGATTCATACCAAGAGGAATTGGCACTTTGAAGGCACTTGAGCGGCTGTATCTGACCTATAACAGTTTACAAG GTGaaattccaaaagaaatggGTAATTTAACTGTGCTAAAAATACTTGGCGTTGGTGGCAACCACATAACAG GTGCAATACCCCAAGAGATCAGTAAGCTATGGAATTTGGAACAACTCGACTTGGAGGGGAATAACTTAACTGGTTTCATTCCCATGCAGATCTTTAATCTGTCACAGATAAGAATACTCTCTCTTACAGGAAACCAACTTTCAGGCAATCTTCCGTCAAAGATGGATAATGGGCTCCCAAATGTAGAAGAGCTTTATCTCAACAGCAACAATTTAGGTGGACCAATACCAGATTCAATCTCAAATTGTTCTAAACTCAAAATATTAGAACTTTCTGCTAACAATTTTACTGGTCCCATTCCACATTACTTTGGGGATCTAAGACACCTAGAATTTCTAGATCTTTCAGGCAACAATTTAATGAGTGACTACTCTTCATCCAATACACAGTTGGGATGGATCAATTCCTTGGCAAATTGCAAACATTTGACAGTACTCGGAGTGGCTGACAATCCAATGACTGGCTTTCTTCCAAATTCTATTGGCAATCTTTCAACTTTGCTTGAACAATTTTATGCATACAATTGCGACTTAAGGGGCAGCATTCCGGATGAAATTGGCAACTTGAGTAGCCTGACCACTTTAAGTATGTACAGTAATCAGTTAAGTGGGATGCTGCCAATTACCATGAAAAATTTGGAAAAGCTGCAAGGGATAGATCTTCAAGATAACAAGTTGAGCAAAACCTCGCTTGATTATCTATGTGTTTTGCAGAACTTGGCTGTACTATATCTGGGAGGAAATCAAATTTCGGGATCTCTTCCAGAGTGCATAGGAAATGTTACTTCTTTGAGATATCTTTACCTAGGTTCCAACCTGTTAAACTCTAGTCTGCCTACCACTATATGGAACCTAAAAGATTTGTTAGAGCTTGACCTCTCTTCAAACTCACTCAGTGGAACTTTACCTCCCGAGATTAGGAACTTAAAGGCAGCAATTTTGATTGATTTGTCAATCAATGAGATCTCAAGTAGTATTCCTAGCTCCATCGGAGATTTGGTGAACTTGCAGAACCTTTCTTTGGCATACAACAGATTGCAAGGATCAATTCCGGAATCAATTGTCACGACTCTGAGCTTGGAATGGTTGGATCTTTCACACAATTATCTCACAGGTGTGATTCCAATGTCATTGTCGAACCTTCGGTATCTTGTACACTTCAATGTGTCTTACAACAATTTAAGTGGCGAAATACCGTCCAGGGGCCCTTTTACAAACTTTACTGGAGAATCCTTCATTTCAAATGAAGCACTCTGTGGAGCACCTAGGTTCCACGTTCCCACATGCCCAGGTATTTCAGGTGGCCGATTGAGGACCAAAAAGCTGCGTAGAACTATATCTGTTGCACTTGGAGCATTTATATCAGTTGCGGTTGCCATATTCCTGGGATTCATTTATCTAAGACGCGCAAAGAAAGAACAAGTTGCCAGTGCAGGAGTTCTATCGTCAGTTGCAACACAGGAAAGAATCTCATATTATAAACTTTTACAAGCAACTGACGGGTATGATGAGAGCAATCTGTTGGGCACAGGAAGTTTTGGATCAGTTTATAAAGGCACCCTTGATGATGGGAGGATTGTTGCTGTTAAAGTGTTTAAACTGCAACAAGAAGGAGCATTCAATAGTTTCGATGCAGAATGTGAAGTATTGCGTAGCCTTCGTCATCGAAATCTGACGAAAGTCATTAGCAGCTGCTCAAACGAAGACTTTAAAGCATTAGTGCTTGAGTTTATGTCCAATGGAAGTCTTGAGAAATGGTTGTATTCCCATAACTATTTTCTCGAAATCAAGCAGAGATTAGACATATTGATTGATGTGGCATGTGCACTGCAATATCTCCACTACGGTCTTTCAACACCAGTGGTTCATTGTGATGTGAAGCCCAGTAATGTCCTACTTGATCAAGATATGGTTGCCCATGTGACTGATTTTGGTGTTGCAAAGTTGCTGGGGCATGAGGACAGCTTTACATACACCAAAACATTAGCCACACTTGGCTATCTTGCTCCAG AGTATGGACTGGAAGGACAAGTATCAACAAAATGCGATGTTTACAGTTTTGGAATCATGATTATGGAAGTCTTTACAAGAAAAAGTCCCAATGACAAAATGTTTGGCGAAAATTTGAGCCTGAAGAGTTGGGTGAGTGATTCTATGCCAGATGGACTGGTTCGTGTTGTAGATGCCAATCTTCTGAAGCCCAATCATGAAAAGTTGGACTGCATTTCATCAATCATGAAAGTGGCTTTGAATTGCACAACAGAATCTCCAAGGGAGAGAAGCAATGTGCATGAAGTTCTTGCAGATTTGAAGAAGATAAAAATTCAGCTACTGCCATGTTCAAATTAA
- the LOC113771045 gene encoding probable LRR receptor-like serine/threonine-protein kinase At3g47570 — MVATEERISYYKLLQATDGYDESNLLGTGSFGSVYKGTLDDGRIVAVKVFKIQQEGAFNSFDVECEVLRNLRHRNLAKVISSCSNKDFKALVLEFMPNGSLEKWLYSHNYFLEVMQRLDILIDVACALQYLHYGFSTPVVHCDVKPSNVLLDQDMVAHVSDFGVAKLLGHEDSITYTNTLATLGYLAPGKASSSIATLVFCLVVILTVFSWLVEYGLEGQVSTRCDVYSFGIMIMEVFTRKSPNDKMFGENLSLKSWVSDSMPDGLVRVVDANLLRPHHKYLDEKLNCISSIMKVALNCTRESPKERSNMHDVLADLKKIKLLLLPCSN, encoded by the coding sequence ATGGTTGCAACCGAGGAAAGAATCTCGTATTACAAACTTCTACAAGCAACTGACGGGTATGATGAGAGCAATTTGTTGGGCACAGGAAGTTTTGGATCAGTTTATAAAGGCACCCTTGATGATGGGAGGATTGTTGCAGTTAAAGTGTttaaaattcaacaagaagGAGCATTCAATAGTTTTGATGTAGAATGTGAAGTATTGCGTAATCTTCGTCATCGAAATCTGGCAAAAGTCATTAGCAGCTGCTCAAACAAAGATTTCAAAGCATTAGTGCTTGAGTTTATGCCCAACGGAAGTCTTGAGAAATGGTTGTATTCCCACAACTATTTTCTGGAAGTCATGCAGAGATTAGACATATTGATTGATGTGGCATGTGCACTGCAATATCTGCACTACGGTTTTTCGACACCAGTGGTTCATTGTGATGTGAAGCCCAGTAATGTTCTCCTAGATCAAGATATGGTTGCCCATGTGAGTGATTTTGGTGTTGCAAAGTTGCTGGGGCATGAGGACAGCATTACGTACACCAACACATTAGCCACACTTGGCTATCTTGCTCCAGGTAAAGCTTCTTCTAGTATAGCTACTCTGGTTTTTTGCCTTGTAGTTATTCTTACTGTTTTTTCTTGGCTTGTAGAGTATGGACTGGAAGGACAAGTATCAACAAGATGCGATGTTTACAGTTTTGGAATCATGATTATGGAAGTCTTTACAAGAAAAAGTCCCAATGACAAAATGTTTGGCGAAAATTTGAGCCTGAAGAGTTGGGTGAGTGATTCTATGCCAGATGGACTGGTTCGTGTTGTAGATGCTAATCTGCTGAGGCCCCATCATAAATACTTGGATGAAAAGTTGAACTGCATTTCATCAATCATGAAAGTGGCTTTGAATTGCACAAGGGAATCTCCAAAGGAGAGAAGCAACATGCATGATGTTCTTGCTGATTTGAAGAAGATCAAACTTCTGCTACTGCCATGTTCAAATTAA